aatatAATCGATTATAGGTAAGAGTAAATATAACTTACTCGATTGACGTAATCCGAATAACTACGAGCGTAACTCCGATGCTTCTTTTTCTTATCAGTATCCTTCCAAAACATCTAGACTTTTGCTAACAAGATTACAGAACGAGAAAATAAATCACGAAGGATTGAGACCTCGAGAGGGAGAAAGAGATTAGTGATAAAGAACGGTACAAGGAAGGAGTGAGGGCGACCCTTTATTTATAGTGgttttatgtgacatccccattttcacggctagaaaaagaccgatttgtttatgctttgttttataaaatcagagtaatcctttgattaaaagagttacataatttgttcccaaaaaaaatattataagaaTTTATccaagcatttctttaaagaaatgtattttcaataaataacaaaatctcgggatgtcatgttccgatacagaccaaaagcataaacaatataaaatagaccttacaacagttatttataattactgatctataatctaaaatctctcgtcaagtccaccaacttatactcttatgccattacctgtaatgcaaagaaaactgagtgggttaggcttgggagcctggtgagcatatagggttttcaacccacaataatataattattaaatttaatcattaaacagtcaacccaattacccattccccattatcttctttactcttaaggatctacccttaGAATCGTCTATCCTTCctttattcattcctaaggattgacctaaggaataggcacgaagtccattgttgcccgAGGTTCATACATCAAGCACTAAATCCATAATtgccaaggttcatctatacaatactaaatccatagctaccaaggttcatctacactgtactaaatccatagctatcatcgTATTATTATAaggcactaaatctatagctTCTAGGGTCAATACGTGTCcagtaagggttagggtatcatcgcatgaatacgtagttacaacatcgcctgaactcgtaattcatagtatgGGTTGGCTATCCGTATTAGGGTTGAGTGTCCGATTTTGGTTAccccaagggttccttatatagctgagcagttagggtttcagtcaaaaccctaatccatatgcTTAGTCCTTAAGCAACCCAAAGGATCCTTCCAGAAGGCATAAACCCAAACCGGAATTGAAGACTCTTGAACTCCTCGGGTGTAGGAAGAATTCCAGATCTTCAGGAAGCCTTCGAAAATCAGAAAGGAAAAATGTAAGAGAAAATAGAAACAACGAAGAAGGTTGAGACGAGAGATTATGGAGAGAAGAAGCACGTAACCATTCCTAGAAGCAGGGGACCtttataaacatttcaaaaagaagagaagagagaaaaaattGAAACGACACTCTTTCGACAAAACAGATATATTACGATGGAAACACCTCGTGAATCGCTCCCATCCGACGCGTGTCCAGACCTAAGCTAGAACTACTCAGCCACCCTAAGCAAACGTTGATGTCTACTAGCCTAGGGGACTTGTTGATGTACCCCACCGAGAATCCGTCAAATACAACGGAGCCGCCAGTCTGACAAACGAATCCGAGTGATGAACAACTAACATTGGGTCCTCGCGCTCGCTCCTGCCCTCACGCTTATGTACTTATTCCTTAGCGCCCAAGCATCAAGGCCAGAGTCACGACAAAATAGTACCAACCCACTCGTAAGGTGACAGGCGTGGTCCCTAGAGCATCACACGTGACAAACATACGCTAATGGCAGGCAAACGCTTGTGGAACATGGTTCTCCAATCAGAGCTCACTTGGCTCTCACAGGACCTAAAAAAGCAGGAAGTACTGTCGGGGATCTGTTCCCCCTTTGCCACAGGTATAAAAGGAACCCATCTCCCCCAAGAGAAGGGGCCGAGATCAAAACCCTTTAACACCctctttacacttttaaccctatCTCTCTCAGACCCTCACTGACTTGATCGTCGGAGCTTCATTCCGGGACGACGAATGACGGTCTTATCTTCTTTGTTGTGATCCACAGGCCCTTTATTTCCACCCTCAGAAAGACGGAGTTAAGTCGGTGACTTATCACAACACCCGCTACTAACAAGACGTATGCTGTTAAATATAAATCGCGAGGAAGGACATGAACATCTATATCATGATTACTTTGAGGATAATTGTGTATACGGGTCGAAGGACTTCAAAAGAATATTTCGTTTGAGTAGGAATGTGTTCCTACGGATCACCAACGCCTTAGAAATTTAATCTTAAATACAAATGTACTACATGTTTCTTTAATTTTAATACAAATGCACTATATTTTTAAACCATAGTTAATATATGTTTAGGTATACATTTTTTCAATTGAGACATGATGCTAGAGGTAGGCGAGGATTTACAACGTTGCAGAAATGTGTTGCTGTCATTCGTTTGATGGCTATGGGGGAGTCACTCGACACCATTGATAACTATATGAGAATGTCTGAAAGAACTGCAAGGGAAAGTTTGCATAGATAGTTAAAAAGTGTTGTTGAAACATTTGGAGACATATATTTGCGGAAACCTTCGTTGCATGATACGCAAGAGCTTTATGCATCACATGAAGAAAGACATGAGTTTCCCGGAATGATTAGAAGCATTGATTGCACGCAATGGAAATAGAAAAATTGTCCAGTAGCATGGAAATGGAATTATGCAAGTGGTTATTATGGATCACATTCGTTGGTCTTAGAGGTTGTTGCTTCCcaagatttatggatttgatatGCATTTTTCGGGATTGCGGGTTCCAACAACGAAATCAATGTTCTTGATCAGTCGCCAATATTCGACAATCTTTTGAGTGGAAAGGTCCTAGATGCTGCTTTCACAGTGAATGTAAACGAATACAAATTTGGGTATTACCGTACAGATGGAATATATCCTCCGTATTCCACATTTGTGAAGGCATTCCGACACCCCGTTGAAGAAAAAGATAAATTATTCAAGAGAAGACAATAAGGAGCACGTAAAAATGTGGAACGTCCTTTTGGTGTGCTAAAGGCAAAGTGACACATACTTGAACATGTAACACGACCATTGGACTTAGAAACTCTACGACatatcatgtatgcatgtatcataatgcataacatgaTAGTAGAAGATAAATGATGAAATATTGCACACTATATCCCAACAGAGCTCAAACACGTTCAATTTCAACAAGGAACAACATAATATTTGCATAGATTCGTTGACATTCAGGAAACAAATaaatagggatgagcatatggaccggggaaccgatCGGAATTGGTGCTAGAACCGGAatccgatggaaccggtcgggtcAGGACCGGGACGATATTCTTGTGGATTTGTGGAACCGGGAACCGATAGGACCGACAAAAACCGGAACCATATGTTGCTATTTCTcgaggaccggttccaacattgAAGACACGGCAAGAACCACAACCAGTAGAATTGACGGTCtgatttggttcctattttcCACCAAGTTCGGTTCCCGGGTCGGTTCCTTTGCTCATCCCTACAAATAAACACAAACAACTTTGAGAGGACTTTGCAGATGACGGTAACAATAACGAATAACGTTgtttatgaaaaataaaatatgtttttttgtattgtaatgttttttttaataaatttggaTGTGATGTGTAATTTAAATgctatgttatttttattttttaaacattaaattttatttagatattatgttttatttaaaatatatttgttttaataaagaaaataaattcgggaaaaaataaaaaagaaattataatataGAAAAAAGTTGTTGCTATAATATATTCTTAACATGATGACCATTCCCTACTTGATGTTATAATACCATTAGTGAAGTGACATATGAGATGACATCAAAATGATGGTATAACTAGTTGTCCATAGTCAATACTCTTATAAACTAGTACGTGTGAGATCTATATATTAAACAACTTAatcaaaacaaaatgttaaatacgaatgagtaatgaaaaatttatttatatttgaaatttgaaataagtgaaaattatgaaaaaataaataaataaacatacaaaaaataaataaattaaaattatgtgattATTTGTCAGACTCGTATTTGTTaactataaaaaaaatgttaaataaaaagatttaaactgtaaatttttagaatttaaaattaatataatcATTATGGTATATTAATTTatgaaaattaattaataatatattattagaaaTGAAAATTGAAGTAACTCAGACAAGTGGCAAATATATGTTTGATAACCACAAAATGTTAGTTTTGTAAATTAAAGGAAGaaatgacaaaattattttttatttattaggaaaTATTAAGAAGTAGTTTTCAGTAAACCTATGTGATTGGTTCTCGTAAACATGTCGTAGTGGCTAGTGTTCCACCGTGTACATGAGACACGAGGTGAAACCGCGATTGGTGAAAACTGGATGACCAAGGTGGCGCCACGTACAACTACCACTAAAACCGCCATCTGCTCCTCCTTCCTTATTTTGAGTTCAAAACACTCGATTCTTTGGGGAAAACGTAGGTGAATTCAAACAATTCGATGGCGTTTAGGGCAGTAGCAGGTTCTATCGGAAGGCGACAATTGACGCCTGCGAATTTGTATCTACGGCCATTTGTGGTTTCTGCTTCAAATCATCGTCATCGATCCATCTCTTACCCTCTTTCTCCAACTGGTAAACCAATCAGTAATTGATCTCAGTTATGTTTGTGTACTTTGCATCTCCAGTATGTGTTGAATTCTCGATTGCTTTTTTAATCGCACATGTATAAACGAACATTTCTATGAAATTCAACGTAGTTATTGATACTGCTAACTACTGAATCTGGTTTCCTTCCAATTTGCCTCTataatcaaataaaacttcaattACAGATATTATTCTCTAATTACTAATCAGATGCGTTCCATACTATTGTTAATGGTAATAGGATTCCGATTTTCTGTTAGAGCAATACAAGAGGCAACAACAGATCCTATAACTCCAATGAAAGGGGAAAATGGAGATCAAATGCAATCTCCCCCAAAGTGGAAGGTTAAAATGCTTTATGATGGTGATTGTCCACTTTGCATGCGTGAGGTATGCAGTTGTGTATATACATAAGCCATGATTTATCAATTCGAGCATTATTTAAACTTAATCATGTTTCTTGTTGCTAGGTTAACATTCTAAAGGAAAGGAATAAGAACTACAACGCAATCAACTTTGTTGATATAAGTTCAGACGATTATTCACCAGATGATAATCAAGGCCTAGACTATGAAACTGTATGTTAGTAATATCTTGTACCATTCTTTTTGTTTGCTACACATCCACTTCAGTCACGTAGTTAGACAAGGGTAATATAGACAAATCAGCAAATAAAGAGAATCTTATTAGTGGAGGGGCAATTTAGGTATTTTGTTATGAAAAAATGTTTACAAGAGGGAAGAGGAAAGGAGTGTGGCATTATCTTTTGTGAAATCTGGTAATCTTAGCACTGGGAGAGGCTAGGCTCTCAAATCACTAGCAAAACATTAGGGTTATATCCATGTTATTTGGCGTCTTTGAGTGATTTTACTCAATACAAGAAGCTTTTGATCGTCTGTTCttgttttgattttatcttataaaGCCAGTTCATAGCAGTACTATAACATACTATAACATCTATCAACATTTT
The genomic region above belongs to Lactuca sativa cultivar Salinas chromosome 4, Lsat_Salinas_v11, whole genome shotgun sequence and contains:
- the LOC111887638 gene encoding uncharacterized protein At5g50100, chloroplastic yields the protein MAFRAVAGSIGRRQLTPANLYLRPFVVSASNHRHRSISYPLSPTGFRFSVRAIQEATTDPITPMKGENGDQMQSPPKWKVKMLYDGDCPLCMREVNILKERNKNYNAINFVDISSDDYSPDDNQGLDYETAMGKIHAIMSDGTVVTNVEAFRKLYEAVDLGWVYAITKYEPVATIADAVYGVWAKYRLQVTGRPPLEQVLEARKKKDEICNDSKSCRM